From one Trifolium pratense cultivar HEN17-A07 linkage group LG1, ARS_RC_1.1, whole genome shotgun sequence genomic stretch:
- the LOC123915468 gene encoding uncharacterized protein LOC123915468 isoform X8, with protein sequence MKTGKRINHNPQNLSDTFPDISSGAMFGTSSGSNIVFHDIQSNNTASWPTFPGGEKARESFSSRGQFCFTSPASGLNFCSSNMQPTSKKAFERFSANYASPSMNGCPRVFCMGKSGHLLISNTWLLGIVCSCHCCHMSILKFCEHSGLHSVNPGDVVRMESGETIAQWQKLYFLKFGIRSSGNESEWDWPEVFSTTGNLMKSNASASDMSKSDLSHILNSAAVTLRKQPIPNQDGCNIPLKGLNAFMQNNLYDRVKSQLMESNMANSTPAPNFVGVQLNDGCQPIPPFLDSLKRDENLSITQSTQIPTSHKDHACIKKKNLKTGILDKDATFSDIELRLGQPHRAGNLVASFVESPLFTFASSPKPHSLKQMTNNLSREEELQNNISHAAGSFKMLEEQPLLNPPYYMSGCSNISGAATSSSQTYNVAMSSLFSPFTQFTSQPKGNTNASGNLVNDGIMPKNPHSEYGTVQFGSSNVLWNSNGHKGRQSNDSAPEFNKYLENVNGARVGEDSRTKINSGFEVNQFMEFGSIRRTVGGSGSCTPVVSKKIYESSFASDTSVGANALQGSKNVFSFGQSNHLTLGTAVPFEENLKSLPYLVSSSTLNQNSTPKQWGINMDTYMLDENMRLLALTQMLELSKQQQALYFHDMNQKLGKTDIPKPQNYIYKASVPEPGSSGASLKLPQNRGTCGNLEITDGIHKLTGYAHWHTIIFLSSFNCFLSLFLGMYYGFSFIVCMCLRVIFLAGLNRYCDVSALTPIPLQSKEKESQCKHSYNLQNDGPSLSLGMNNTRSSEKCAEQQSDIHFAGKYASAAWENCCRNNVCTGIEPSRNIVKEKFADVNGVTSLKIVSECSRDQKPSRNKNIYFELSGLDSHDTVKIGSHTPQWRDVPRKVSKPLCDATILDQMATILDCEGQDSAQMGNISTKRLKNKFDREGLLKEREILNVSSGCSAPVVSQASGMEVNKVDSCNVDTTYAGCIENLVLDEVLGIDKGWSSDLVESERSAEYAGSTSGSDLKKGYPRVLNDQPCRSLLDDIKLLDSLIWKKGQDQNHIMVSANCRASQSQKVKKGFKGKEPKRNKVRVLGASLLPGISCSLNNQIGESPGSFDPPSSLSEEMQLYFSSSQQRSYNKVSIVQPITSHRPSSFSSKFLSCNNNNLNKHHRDEDCCESESNSHTEFHTLPGISRIKKSRKVFTSDCFGHFQMQVPHYDEPKNATQMLSSSRKGSAHRIKRPVVCGKYGEISSELSITEVPKPAKIVSLSKVLRTSKRCMIPTTETPSLTAKKKQRTLGFETSWGHSCAKSGLKAKKDNESEYTIICDETNSDVSMEDFERGCKQTVVYKGKRDAKERQGDILSRADSPLKVKSREIRKQRSINEIITKGYVEVCGRSRA encoded by the exons ATGAAAACAGGGAAGCGAATTAATCACAACCCACAAAACTTGTCAGACACTTTTCCTGATATTTCTTCTGGGGCAATGTTTGGTACTAGTAGCGGTAGTAATATTGTATTTCATGATATTCAGAGCAACAATACTGCTTCTTGGCCAACATTTCCTGGTGGTGAGAAGGCAAGGGAGTCTTTTTCTTCTAGAGGGCAATTCTGTTTTACAAGCCCTGCATCTGGTCTAAATTTTTGCAGCTCAAATATGCAACCGACATCAAAAAAGGCTTTTGAACGGTTCTCAGCTAACTATGCATCTCCTTCCATGAATGGGTGTCCTCGTGTCTTCTGCATGGGAAAAA GTGGTCATCTTCTTATAAGCAATACATGGCTTCTTGGTATTGTTTGCTCATGTCATTGTTGCCACATGTCTATACTTAAGTTTTGTGAG CATTCAGGGTTACACAGTGTCAACCCAGGGGATGTTGTTCGAATGGAAAGCGGAGAGACCATTGCACAATGGCAGAAGCTGTATTTCTTAAAATTCGGG ATTAGGTCTTCTGGAAATGAGAGTGAATGGGACTGGCCAGAAGTATTTTCAACAACAGGCAATCTGATGAAATCCAATGCATCTGCATCTGATATGTCCAAGAGTGATCTGTCACATATTTTGAATTCGGCTGCAGTCACGTTAAG AAAACAACCGATACCAAACCAGGATGGTTGCAACATTCCACTCAAGGGTTTAAACGCTTTTATGCAGAACAACCTGTATGACCGGGTGAAAAGCCAGTTAATGGAATCTAATATGGCTAATTCTACACCTGCACCAAACTTTGTCGGAGTTCAACTGAATGATGGTTGTCAGCCTATACCTCCTTTCCTTGATTCTCTGAAAAGGGATGAAAATTTGTCAATTACCCAGTCTACACAAATTCCAACAAGCCATAAAGACCATGCATGTATCAAAAAGAAGAATCTAAAGACTGGTATACTAGACAAAGATGCAACTTTCTCTGACATTGAGCTTAGGCTTGGTCAACCACATCGGGCCGGAAATCTAGTTGCATCATTTGTAGAATCACCATTGTTTACCTTTGCCAGTTCTCCTAAACCGCATTCCCTGAAGCAGATGACTAATA ATCTTAGCAGGGAGGAGGAATTGCAGAATAATATTAGTCATGCTGCTGGTTCATTCAAAATGCTCGAGGAACAACCTCTACTTAACCCCCCATACTATATGTCTGGATGTAGTAATATTTCAGGTGCTGCTACATCTAGTTCACAAACTTACAATGTGGCCATGAGTTCATTGTTTTCACCATTTACACAATTTACTTCTCAACCCAAGGGTAATACAAATGCAAGCGGAAATTTGGTGAATGATGGTATCATGCCCAAGAACCCACATTCTGAATATGGTACCGTGCAATTTGGTTCTTCTAATGTTCTCTGGAATAGTAATGGTCACAAAGGTAGGCAATCAAATGATTCTGCACCAGAGTTCAATAAATATTTGGAAAATGTTAACGGGGCAAGGGTTGGTGAAGATTCCCGCACCAAAATAAATTCTGGATTTGAAGTAAATCAGTTCATGGAATTTGGCTCCATTAGAAGAACTGTTGGTGGTAGTGGTAGTTGTACTCCTGTTGTTAGCAAAAAGATATATGAATCAAGCTTTGCATCAGATACATCTGTGGGTGCAAATGCTTTGCAAGGTTcaaaaaatgtattttctttTGGACAAAGCAATCACTTGACTTTGGGGACAGCTGTTCCATTTGAAGAAAATTTGAAGAGCCTTCCCTATCTTGTTTCAAGCTCTACGTTAAATCAGAATTCTACACCGAAACAATGGGGTATTAATATGGATACTTACATGCTTGATGAAAATATGAGGTTGCTTGCATTGACACAAATGCTGGAGTTATCTAAGCAACAACAAGCTTTGTATTTTCATGATATGAATCAGAAGCTAGGGAAAACAGATATTCCAAAACCTCAGAACTATATATACAAGGCTTCAGTGCCTGAGCCGGGTTCTTCTGGGGCATCACTGAAATTACCCCAAAATAGGGGGACTTGTGGAAATCTTGAGATTACTGATGGTATACACAAACTAACTGGCTACGCTCACTGGCACACAATAATCTTTCTCTCCTCTTTTAACTGTTTTCTTAGTTTATTTCTTGGCATGTATTATGGATTTTCTTTTATAGTATGCATGTGTTTAAGGGTTATCTTTCTTGCAGGTTTGAACAGATATTGCGATGTCTCTGCCTTAACACCAATACCTTTACAATCTAAAGAAAAGGAATCACAATGTAAACATTCCTATAATCTTCAAAATGATGGTCCGTCTTTGAG CCTTGGAATGAACAATACCAGATCAAGTGAAAAATGCGCTGAGCAACAATCAGATATACATTTTGCAGGCAAATATGCTAGTGCTGCTTGGGAAAACTGTTGCAGAAACAATGTTTGCACTGGAATTGAACCCTCTCGCaatattgtaaaagaaaagtttGCCGATGTCAATGGTGTGACCTCTTtgaaaatagtttcagagtgtAGTAGAGATCAGAAACCTTCAAGGAATAAAAATATCTACTTTGAGCTAAGTGGATTAGATAGTCACGACACAGTAAAAATTGGCTCTCATACACCTCAATGGAGGGATGTGCCACGTAAGGTCAGTAAACCATTATGTGATGCAACAATTTTAGATCAGATGGCTACTATATTGGATTGTGAAGGACAAGACAGTGCCCAAATGGGAAACATTTCTACCaaacgtttgaaaaataaatttgataggGAAGGTTTGTTGAAAGAGCGGGAAATTTTAAATGTTTCTTCTGGATGTTCTGCTCCTGTTGTTTCTCAGGCCTCTGGGATGGAGGTTAACAAGGTTGATTCTTGTAATGTAGATACTACATATGCTGGTTGTATTGAGAACCTTGTGCTTGATGAGGTGTTAGGAATTGATAAAGGCTGGTCCTCTGATTTGGTTGAAAGCGAAAGAAGTGCAGAGTATGCAGGTTCAACCAGTGGGAGTGACTTGAAAAAAGGTTATCCGAGAGTATTAAATGATCAACCATGCCGGAGTCTCCTTGACGATATTAAACTGTTAGATTCTTTGATTTGGAAAAAAGGGCAGGACCAAAATCATATAATGGTTAGTGCTAATTGTAGAGCTAGTCAATCTCAAAAAGTCAAAAAGGGCTTCAAAGGAAAAGAGCCAAAGAGAAACAAGGTGAGAGTTCTGGGTGCTTCATTGCTTCCTGGAATCTCTTGCTCATTGAATAACCAGATTGGAGAAAGTCCTGGATCTTTTGATCCCCCTTCTAGTTTATCTGAAGAAATGCAATTGTACTTTTCATCTAGCCAGCAAAGATCATATAACAAGGTTTCTATTGTTCAACCTATAACTAGTCACAGACCCTCTTCATTTTCATCTAAATTTCTctcttgtaataataataatctaaacAAACATCACAGAGATGAAGATTGCTGTGAGTCAGAATCAAATTCTCATACTGAGTTTCACACATTACCTGGAATTTCTAGAATAAAGAAATCAAGGAAGGTTTTCACTTCTGATTGCTTTGGGCATTTCCAAATGCAAGTACCACACTATGATGAACCAAAAAATGCTACGCAGATGTTATCCTCTAGCAGAAAAGGAAGCGCTCATAGAATTAAAAGGCCAGTAGTGTGTGGAAAATATGGGGAAATATCTAGTGAATTATCAATTACAGAAGTACCAAAACCAGCAAAAATTGTCTCTCTTAGCAAGGTTCTTAGAACTTCCAAAAGATGCATGATCCCTACAACTGAAACACCTAGTCTAACAGCAAAAAAGAAACAGAGGACATTGGGCTTTGAAACAAGTTGGGGGCATAGCTGTGCGAAATCTGGTTTAAAAGCTAAGAAAGATAATGAATCCGAATATACAATAATTTGTGATGAAACAAATTCCGATGTGTCTATGGAAGATTTTGAAAGAGGCTGCAAGCAAACTGTTGTTTACAAAGGGAAGAGAGATGCCAAAGAGAGGCAGGGTGATATTTTAAGCAGAGCTGATTCTCCATTGAAGGTGAAGAGCAGAGAAATTCGGAAACAGCGCAGCATTAACGAAATCATTACTAAAG